In the genome of Sphingobium sp. CR2-8, the window TGACGGCCCGTTCGGCGGCGTTGTTGTCGATCTCGATCCTGCCGTCGTCGAGGAACCGGGTAAAGCCCGCCCAGCGCTTGAGCGCATATTTCATCGCATCGCTCGTTGCCGATCCAGCCATCATGCGCGGTGCGGTGGCGGCGAACCAGGCATGGAGCTTGTCGACCAGTGGACGGGTTCGCTCCTGCCTGACGGCAAGGCGTTCCTCGGCCGCGCGCCCCCGGATTTCCTTCTCGATGCGATAGATTTCGGCAATGCGCTGCAAGGCGTCCTGCGCGACCGGGGCATCGCTGCCTGCATCGACGAAGCCGCGTCGCAGGTGAGCCCAACAAAAGGACTTCGTGACGCCGGCGTCGGCGCTATCATCCTTGCCGAACTGGTCATAAGCCTGCCAGGCATCGACCTGTAGGATGCCCTGGTATGACCCTAGCAACTGCCTGGCCCACATTTTTCCGCGTCCCGGCATATAGGTATAGAGCGCCAGAGGCGGATCGACGCCGCCATGAGCGCGATCGTCGCACACTATGACCCACATGTAGCCGGTTTTCGTCTTGCCCGTTCCCGGTGCCAGCACCTTGACCGTAGTTTCGTCGACGAACAGACGGGCACGGGCAAGCGCATCGGCGCGCATCCTGTCGGTGATCGGCATCAGCGCAGCGATGCCGCGACCAACCCAGTTCGCCAGAGTGGCGCGGCTGATCTCGATGCCTTGCCGGGCGAAGATCTTCGACTGACGGTAAAGCGGCAAGTGGTCGCAATATTTGTTGATCAGAACATCGGCGATCAGCGCTTCGGTCGGCAAGCCGCCCGGCACGACATGTGCCGGTGCCAACGCCTGGCGAACGCCGTCGCTACAGCAGCGGCAGGCATAGCGGGGTCGGATCGTCACCATCACACGATGCTGGGCCGGGATGATGTCGAGCCTTTCGGACCGGTCCTCACCGATCTTGTGTAGCGCCCCGCCACAGGCACATTCCAGGCTTTCGGGCTCGATCACTGTCTCGAAGCGCGGCAGATGCGCTGGCAGTGATGCGCGCTCGGCATCCGGAGCCCGTCGACGACGCGGCCTGAGGCCATAACGTTCGGCCTCCTCGGCGGTCTTGTCCTGCAAGCCATCGGCTTCGCCAAGGGCGACGCCCTGGTCTTCCAGCGTCAATGCCAGTTGATCGACCGGGAGCTTTTCCGAACGCTTGCCGAAGGTCGAGCGGTTGATCAGCTTGAGGATATGTTCAAGCCGCGCCGCGCGAGCGCGCTCGGCCAGCACCATCGCCTTGAGCTGCTCCACATTATCGGGAAGCTCGTCATATCCAGCCTCCGGGCTGGTCTCGAGAGGGGGTTCAGGATGCGCCGCCACGCCCGTATTCTAGCCGGTTTCGCACGGCTGGGAACACCCCTGCGCCAGACAGAATCAGGCGTGCGATCTACTGTGCATGAAGTGGTTTTGGCACGCGCGGCACATGCATGCGCGACCAGTCCAGCCCCTCGAACAACGCCGAAGCCTGGGCCGCCGACAGCTTCATCACGCCGTCTCCCGGTCGGGGCCAGCGGAACTTCCCATCCTGCAACCGCTTCGTCACGAGTACGAGCCCGGTGCCATCCCATAGCAGGAGTTTTATCCTGTCTGCCCGGCGTGCCCGGAAGACAAAAAGCATGCCTGAGAATGGGTCGAGCCGCAGTTCCTGCTGCACCAGTGAGGCGAGGCCTACCATGCCCTTCCTGAAGTCCACGGGCTGGGTTGCAACCAGCACCTTCAACGGCCCGGGCGGGATGATCACGTGGTCACCCGCGCGGCCAGGAGCACCCGCTCGATATGGTCGGCATCGACGTGCGACGGGATGCGGATCGACAGCCCGCGGGTCTCGATGACGATCTCACCGCCACTCCTCAGGCTCGCGGGCAACGATGACACTGAGGGCGCCGGTGGCCCGGAAGATGGCGGCGGTACGGGAGGTGCAGCCGGGTCTTCGATCACCGCGGGAACAAAGGCCATCCCCTCGGCCCGCTCTCGGAAACGCCCTCGCCAGTTATAAAGCTGTTGCGGGAGCATGCCATGACGCCGCGCCACCTCAGACACATTCGCTCCCTGCTTGAAGCTCTCCTCAATGATCCGCGCCTTCGCCGCCGGAGTCCATCCACGGTTGCCATTCGACAAGGGAATGACATCAAGACGCTCGGCCTTGCCTACCCTCTCAGCCCTTTCAGTTTCGAAACCCGTTTCGAAATCACCACTCATCGCAACCTCGCAAATGCAAGGCGCACTAATTACCAAATCGCCAAATCATGAAAATGTGGGGGATTTTTACCGCTTACGGTCAATCGTCGCTGAACTAAATCGCCCACACCTTTGCGTTCACCTCCGGCGCCAAGTCCAGATAGACATGGCAATGCTTGGCCTAAAGGGGACTGAAAATGCGTGGACGCCGCGCTTGCCGCTTGCCGCAGCTCCCTTCCATCCCACTCGTTGCGGGGAGGGATGTCAGCCGACCGACGTTAAATGATGTGAAAGTAATACATTTTGTGGGAGGTAAAGCGCCTCGGTTTCCCCGGCTGGCTTTGCACTTGGGCCATGCAACGACTTCGAGGCTGTCGATGGCTGCATGGTCGTTTGCCTCATGCCCAGCAGACGCAACTTGGGCAATGGTGCCGAAAAGGCGATGTCCATAATATCAGTCGATCCAGCGCAAGCTTTGCCACCTCTGCCGCAGATGCTTTGGGGCAAGTGCATGACCTCCAGTTATGATTGTTATGACGAGCGATTGAACCTGCGATCGAGGCGACTGAGTGGCTTTTCGCGCGCCGAACAAGAAAGGAGGCGAGCAAGGCACGCGTTGGCCGGGCGTGATACCTTTCTGGGAGGGCTGACCGTAGCTTGGGTAAGCAGCAAGGCTGCTGGAGGAGACTACACTCGCAGAACATGCCGCGGCAAACTAAAGCGCGACCCGCTGGTGCATTATATTATATATATAATAAATCGTAAATTATTACAGAAATTATAATAAAAATTAGATATATTTAAGCCAAATTGAATACTGTCACGAACAACAATCCCTTCAAGATTTTTGATTATCGTCAGATGTCTTGTGCCTTAACCCCTGAATTGACAAACTTTATTGCCACAAAATATCTATAAAGTGAAAATATAAAAAAGAGGAATTTTATTGTTAATCGTCGACATGTGTTCACAAAAATGTCTGCCAGAAACGCTCCGATGAAGAGTTGAGGCGTGCGACCGGACGGGTCAAAGCAATATCTACAACCGTCGTGCATATGCTCTCACCAGCTTCAACCAAAGTACCCCCCGTGATGTCCGCATTAGCCAGGGATTTGGGGAGCCACGCAACCCCATGACCGTCTCGAGCCATTGTAAGTAGCGCAGCCGCTAAGCGCGACGTCATTACCACTGCTGGCAAAAAGCGATGTCCCTTCTGAGCCCAGTCGGCTTTCAGGATTCTGCCTAATCCGGAAGGATTGCTATAGGCTAGATGCGGGAATGGCGTCTCATCCTGCCCATCTCCAAGGAGCCATATTGGTGTTCCGTCAGTTCTCGGCCGGCACACCGGGATCAGCACATCTTCGCCAACCTTCACGGTCCGGAACTGGCGCGGGTTAAGCGCGGTTTCCACCGACGGGTGACTGTGGTGCAACAGAAATGACGCATCGCCGCGGAGCATCATCTGCTCGCAAGCCTCCATGCTGTCAGACATGAGATTTAATGTCTCGTGCGGCGCGTGGAGACGTATCCATTCCGGAAAGAATGTGAAGGACAAGGCGTGCGTGGCAGCGAGCGGTAGCGTTGTTTCGGCCCGCCCCGCAGCTTCCAGCGCTCCTGCCTTTGCTCGATACAGATCACGCACGACGGCCTCGGCCGTGGCACTGAAAGCTTCGCCCGCGACTGACAACTGCACGCCCTGAGGAGAGCGGATGAACAGCGGCGATCCGATCCAATCCTCCAAGGAATGAACACGCCTGCTGAATGCCGGCTGCGTTACGTTCCGGCGC includes:
- the tnpA gene encoding IS66-like element accessory protein TnpA codes for the protein MSGDFETGFETERAERVGKAERLDVIPLSNGNRGWTPAAKARIIEESFKQGANVSEVARRHGMLPQQLYNWRGRFRERAEGMAFVPAVIEDPAAPPVPPPSSGPPAPSVSSLPASLRSGGEIVIETRGLSIRIPSHVDADHIERVLLAARVTT
- a CDS encoding LysR family transcriptional regulator, which translates into the protein MLDTLSLSFVHGVRERAVRIMNLEWLEDFIALMKERNFSRAAQRRNVTQPAFSRRVHSLEDWIGSPLFIRSPQGVQLSVAGEAFSATAEAVVRDLYRAKAGALEAAGRAETTLPLAATHALSFTFFPEWIRLHAPHETLNLMSDSMEACEQMMLRGDASFLLHHSHPSVETALNPRQFRTVKVGEDVLIPVCRPRTDGTPIWLLGDGQDETPFPHLAYSNPSGLGRILKADWAQKGHRFLPAVVMTSRLAAALLTMARDGHGVAWLPKSLANADITGGTLVEAGESICTTVVDIALTRPVARLNSSSERFWQTFL
- the tnpB gene encoding IS66 family insertion sequence element accessory protein TnpB (TnpB, as the term is used for proteins encoded by IS66 family insertion elements, is considered an accessory protein, since TnpC, encoded by a neighboring gene, is a DDE family transposase.) codes for the protein MIIPPGPLKVLVATQPVDFRKGMVGLASLVQQELRLDPFSGMLFVFRARRADRIKLLLWDGTGLVLVTKRLQDGKFRWPRPGDGVMKLSAAQASALFEGLDWSRMHVPRVPKPLHAQ
- the tnpC gene encoding IS66 family transposase, yielding MVLAERARAARLEHILKLINRSTFGKRSEKLPVDQLALTLEDQGVALGEADGLQDKTAEEAERYGLRPRRRRAPDAERASLPAHLPRFETVIEPESLECACGGALHKIGEDRSERLDIIPAQHRVMVTIRPRYACRCCSDGVRQALAPAHVVPGGLPTEALIADVLINKYCDHLPLYRQSKIFARQGIEISRATLANWVGRGIAALMPITDRMRADALARARLFVDETTVKVLAPGTGKTKTGYMWVIVCDDRAHGGVDPPLALYTYMPGRGKMWARQLLGSYQGILQVDAWQAYDQFGKDDSADAGVTKSFCWAHLRRGFVDAGSDAPVAQDALQRIAEIYRIEKEIRGRAAEERLAVRQERTRPLVDKLHAWFAATAPRMMAGSATSDAMKYALKRWAGFTRFLDDGRIEIDNNAAERAVRPVTLQRKNALFTGHQLGAENWAAISSLVETCKMLDVNPYAYLCDVLARIITRADTDPIDDLLPYNWLDANAAQASFELSSIASAA